ATAAAGAATCAATGACTTTATCAGAAATATATCAATTCCTTAAAAAAACTTATTGCGACTCTATAGGAATAGAATATATGCATATTCTTGATATAAATATAATGCTGTGGATTCAAAATAATTTTGAATCCACAGCAGGAATATTTAATTTTAATTCTGATGAAAAAAAACAATTTCTTAAAGAAATAATTGCAGCAGAAGGAATAGAACGCTACTTAGGAATAAAATTTCCAGGAGTTAAAAGATTTTCATTAGAAGGCGGTGATGCTTTAATTCCTATGTTAAAAGAAGTTATACGTTATTCCGTTTGTCATCATAACATTAAAGAAATATTTTTAGGAATGGCTCATCGTGGGCGCCTAAATGTTTTAATTAATATTTTAGGTAAAAACCCTCAAGATTTATTTAATGAATTTTCCGATAAACACCAAACTACATTTGGCAGCGGTGATGTCAAATATCATCAAGGATTCTACTCAGATATTACAGTTAATAAACAAACCGTACATTTATCTCTATTATGCAATCCTTCTCATCTTGAAATTGTTAGTCCAGTAGTCATGGGGTGTGCTAGAGCACGAATTGATCAACTACTAAAAAAATCGACCTATGACAATAATAAAAAAGAACATAACACAGTACTTCCGATCTCAATACATGGAGACGCAGCAATTAGTGCTCAAGGAATAGTTCAAGAAACTTTTAACATGTCTAAAGCTGATGCGTATGACGTAGGGGGAACAATACATATTATTATCAATAATCAAGTAGGATTTACAACATCGAATATCCATGATATCCGTTCCACGCAATATTGTACAGACATTGCAAAAATGATACAAGCTCCTATCTTCCATGTTAATGCAGATAATGTAGATGCTGTTATTTATGTAACTCGTATTGCGTTAAATTTTCGTAATACTTTCAAACGTGATGTAGTGATTGATCTGGTTTGTTATCGTAGACATGGACACAATGAAGCTGACGAACCCAGTGTCACTCAACCTCTTATGTATAAAAAAATTCGCAATCATCCAACTTTACTTAATATTTATTCCAATATTTTAAATAAAAATGGAATACTGAATATAAATGATACCTCTAACATAATTAATGCGTATCGTGAAAAATTAGACAAAAAATGTTGCATTCTACAAAAATGGCAGCCAATTCATATTCGCAATTCTCTACACACAAATAACTTAAATAATAATAATAAAACCACGCTTTATTCTAATAAAATGGATAGCCAATACTTAAAAAAGTTAGCCTACCGCATCAATGATATTCCATCAAGTATCACTATGCATTCTAGAGTAGAAAAAATATACCATGAAAGAATAGAAATGGCGTTAGGTAATAGATTATTTGATTGGGGAGCAGCAGAAATTCTGGCATATGCAACTTTATTAGATCAAGGAATTTCTATTCGTTTGTCTGGAGAAGATGCTGGGCGAGGAACATTTTTTCATAGACATGCTGTAATATATGATCAAAATAATGGCGCAAAATTTATCCCCTTAGCATATTTTAATAAAAAATCAGATGAAAAAGGATCTTTTTACGTCTGGGATTCAGTATTATCTGAAGAATCAACTTTAGCATTTGAATACGGCTATGCCAGTTTATCAAATAATATGTTAGTAATTTGGGAAGCACAATTTGGAGATTTTTCCAATGGCGCACAAATTGTTATTGATCAATTTATTAGCTCTAGTGAACAAAAATGGGGTCAATTGTGTGGATTAGTAATGCTTTTACCTCACGGATATGAAGGGCAAGGACCAGAACATTCTTCTTCTAGAATAGAACGATTTTTACAATTATGCGCTGAATATAACATACATATCTGTGTACCTTCTACCCCAGATCAGCTCTACCATATATTATGTCAACAAGCAACATATACCGTTAAAAAACCACTAATTATTATATCTCCAAAATCCCTATTAAGGCATCCTATGGTAACAACTTCATTAGAAAATTTAGTACATGGATCATTTAAAACAGTGTTCAATGAA
This region of Candidatus Blochmannia vicinus genomic DNA includes:
- a CDS encoding 2-oxoglutarate dehydrogenase E1 component; this translates as MYNNTLKNWSDSSYLSKNNQSYIEQIYKDFLKNPDSVDSSWIKIFKQLFIEKKYEHKFFDNLTNNTYVQLENNTTPNESYIENDTYYSNITYIQITQLISYFRTYGHQHSTLDPLKLWNHKSKNHLLNLKNYNFSSKNVHKKFDMNLFGINKESMTLSEIYQFLKKTYCDSIGIEYMHILDINIMLWIQNNFESTAGIFNFNSDEKKQFLKEIIAAEGIERYLGIKFPGVKRFSLEGGDALIPMLKEVIRYSVCHHNIKEIFLGMAHRGRLNVLINILGKNPQDLFNEFSDKHQTTFGSGDVKYHQGFYSDITVNKQTVHLSLLCNPSHLEIVSPVVMGCARARIDQLLKKSTYDNNKKEHNTVLPISIHGDAAISAQGIVQETFNMSKADAYDVGGTIHIIINNQVGFTTSNIHDIRSTQYCTDIAKMIQAPIFHVNADNVDAVIYVTRIALNFRNTFKRDVVIDLVCYRRHGHNEADEPSVTQPLMYKKIRNHPTLLNIYSNILNKNGILNINDTSNIINAYREKLDKKCCILQKWQPIHIRNSLHTNNLNNNNKTTLYSNKMDSQYLKKLAYRINDIPSSITMHSRVEKIYHERIEMALGNRLFDWGAAEILAYATLLDQGISIRLSGEDAGRGTFFHRHAVIYDQNNGAKFIPLAYFNKKSDEKGSFYVWDSVLSEESTLAFEYGYASLSNNMLVIWEAQFGDFSNGAQIVIDQFISSSEQKWGQLCGLVMLLPHGYEGQGPEHSSSRIERFLQLCAEYNIHICVPSTPDQLYHILCQQATYTVKKPLIIISPKSLLRHPMVTTSLENLVHGSFKTVFNEIDDNIIPHQTNHIIMCTGKIYYDLLNQRRKNKQYNIAIIRIEQLYPFPAENTRTILDSYSNAKHFTWCQEEPKNQGAWNYIQHYLHSIIPSHITLNYVGRPDSAAPAVGFFSVHQQQQKKIIDDALNLN